Proteins encoded by one window of Ulvibacter sp. MAR_2010_11:
- a CDS encoding DegT/DnrJ/EryC1/StrS aminotransferase family protein has product MTNNKIWLSSPHMGGNEQNYINEAFNTNWVAPLGPHVNGFEKDLENYLGENVQVAALSSGTAALHLALVILGVTRGDEVICQSMTFSASANPIVYQGATPVFIDSEPETWNMCPNHLEEAIKDRISKGKKPKAIIAVHLYGMPFKVDEITAVAKKYEIPLVEDSAESLGSTYQGKHCGTFGDISILSFNGNKIITTSGGGALVTRQSSVKEKAIFLATQARDKAPHYQHSQIGYNYRLSNICAGIGRGQMEVLDKHIVLRRKMHQFYTTLFQNWDGISVFTEASEVVFSNHWLSCIIVDERVSGFSSEKLRLHLEKDNIESRPLWKPMHLQPIFKDAPYYGSTISENLFKNGLCLPSGSNLKEAERQRITLKISELL; this is encoded by the coding sequence ATGACAAATAATAAAATTTGGCTCTCCTCGCCGCATATGGGGGGAAATGAACAAAACTATATCAACGAAGCTTTCAATACCAACTGGGTGGCTCCGTTGGGACCCCATGTGAACGGCTTTGAAAAAGATCTGGAAAACTATTTAGGTGAAAACGTTCAAGTGGCTGCTTTAAGTTCGGGGACGGCGGCTTTACATCTGGCACTTGTAATTCTAGGAGTTACCAGGGGTGATGAGGTAATTTGCCAGAGCATGACCTTTTCAGCCTCTGCAAATCCGATAGTATATCAAGGGGCTACTCCTGTTTTTATAGACAGTGAGCCCGAAACCTGGAATATGTGCCCCAATCATTTGGAAGAAGCTATCAAAGACCGAATTTCAAAGGGCAAAAAACCCAAAGCAATAATCGCTGTGCATTTATACGGCATGCCTTTTAAAGTGGATGAAATTACAGCCGTAGCGAAAAAGTATGAAATTCCGCTGGTAGAAGACAGCGCCGAATCACTTGGCAGCACCTATCAGGGAAAACACTGTGGTACTTTTGGTGATATTTCAATTCTTTCCTTTAACGGAAACAAAATTATTACGACCTCAGGTGGAGGTGCCTTGGTTACCAGGCAAAGCAGCGTCAAAGAAAAGGCTATATTTTTGGCTACGCAGGCTCGGGATAAAGCTCCTCATTACCAACATTCGCAAATTGGATATAATTACAGGCTTAGTAATATTTGCGCAGGGATTGGTCGCGGACAGATGGAAGTGTTGGATAAGCACATTGTGTTAAGGCGAAAAATGCATCAGTTTTACACAACTTTGTTTCAAAATTGGGACGGAATTTCGGTTTTCACCGAGGCTTCAGAGGTCGTTTTCTCCAATCATTGGTTGTCATGCATTATAGTGGACGAAAGAGTTTCGGGTTTTTCATCCGAAAAATTGAGATTGCATTTAGAAAAAGATAACATAGAATCTCGACCTTTGTGGAAGCCTATGCATCTACAACCTATTTTTAAGGACGCGCCTTATTACGGCAGTACAATTTCAGAAAATCTCTTTAAAAATGGGCTGTGTTTACCATCGGGCTCAAATTTAAAAGAGGCTGAAAGACAAAGGATTACTCTAAAAATTTCAGAATTACTATAG
- a CDS encoding acetyltransferase, which translates to MKEIVIVGAGGFGREVKCLIEVINSRAPEKLFSIIGFVDDGIDGGTKIHDLPVLGTTKYIETLDKKVSLVLAIGNPKVKKELYTRFKNFDFPNIIHPSVFLENYNIKIGKGCIICEGTIITCDVEINNFTIINLACTVGHDTKIGAFSSIMPAVNVSGEVVIEECVYIGTGAKIVNRVVIGEGSTIGAGAVVSKSIPPNCTAVGVPANPIKFSK; encoded by the coding sequence ATGAAAGAAATAGTAATTGTAGGTGCCGGGGGATTTGGTCGTGAAGTGAAATGCCTTATTGAAGTGATTAATTCTCGGGCACCTGAAAAATTGTTTTCAATTATAGGGTTTGTTGACGACGGAATAGACGGCGGGACAAAAATTCATGACCTGCCTGTATTGGGAACCACCAAATATATTGAAACCCTTGACAAAAAGGTCTCATTGGTCCTGGCCATTGGAAATCCAAAAGTTAAGAAGGAACTCTATACCCGATTCAAAAACTTCGATTTTCCAAATATTATTCACCCCTCGGTTTTTTTAGAGAATTACAACATCAAAATTGGTAAAGGATGCATTATATGCGAAGGAACTATTATTACCTGTGATGTTGAAATAAACAATTTTACCATTATAAATCTAGCATGCACTGTTGGACACGATACAAAAATAGGCGCATTTTCTTCTATCATGCCTGCTGTAAATGTAAGTGGAGAAGTGGTGATTGAAGAATGTGTCTATATAGGAACGGGCGCTAAAATTGTAAATCGGGTGGTTATTGGAGAAGGTAGCACTATTGGTGCGGGAGCGGTGGTTTCTAAATCGATTCCTCCCAACTGTACGGCTGTTGGTGTTCCGGCGAACCCTATAAAATTTTCAAAATAA
- a CDS encoding sugar transferase, whose protein sequence is MYRNFIKPIIDFLTAFVAIIVLSPVFIAVTVILAVSNSGNPFFIQRRPGKDERIFSIVKFKTMTNARDAKGELLSDEKRLTGIGKWIRSTSIDEIPQLFNVLMGDMSLVGPRPLLPEYLSLYSENQKKRHQVKPGITGWAQVNGRNAISWDEKLNLDIWYVEHLSFLLDFNILIRTVKKVFNRDGISTPNEATTTRFKGNKQ, encoded by the coding sequence GTGTATCGAAATTTTATAAAACCCATAATTGATTTTTTAACGGCTTTTGTTGCAATTATTGTCCTAAGCCCTGTTTTTATTGCTGTTACGGTTATTCTTGCGGTATCCAATTCCGGGAATCCCTTTTTTATTCAAAGACGTCCGGGAAAGGACGAACGAATTTTTTCAATCGTAAAGTTTAAAACAATGACTAACGCCCGTGATGCCAAAGGAGAACTTTTATCCGACGAAAAGCGACTTACAGGAATTGGCAAATGGATTCGATCTACTTCAATAGACGAAATTCCGCAGTTATTCAATGTATTGATGGGCGATATGAGCCTGGTAGGTCCCAGACCGTTGTTGCCGGAATATTTATCCTTATATTCTGAAAATCAGAAGAAACGCCATCAGGTAAAACCGGGAATTACCGGCTGGGCGCAGGTAAACGGTCGCAACGCTATAAGTTGGGACGAAAAACTGAATTTAGATATCTGGTATGTTGAGCACCTCTCTTTTTTATTGGACTTCAACATATTAATTAGAACTGTAAAAAAAGTATTTAATCGTGATGGTATAAGCACACCAAATGAAGCCACTACCACTCGTTTTAAAGGAAATAAGCAATGA
- a CDS encoding glycosyltransferase family 4 protein: protein MPKPKLIRITTVPISLEKLLEGQLPFMQAYFDVIAVASDKKELDAFGERNRLRTHAISLTRKITLFHDVLAVLKLFFFLRKEKPLIVHTHTPKAGLIGMLAAWFARVPIRLHTVAGMPLMEASGMKRRILNWVESLTYRCAHKVYPNSKGLYNFILSEKYTSEQKLKVLGEGSSNGINTGYFSKHHFSEVIIKEERLRLGIAETDFVFVFVGRIVRDKGINELVHAFTKLLEDSKNVKLLLVGPFEDDLDPIDTIVKQQINTNTNIVSVGYQSDVRIYFALSESLVFPSYREGFPNVVMQAGAMELPSIVSDINGCNEIIIEGENGLIVPPKSETELYKAMKLLVENNSLYKNLKSNARNRITGRFEQSKVWQAILEEYQLLQNKL from the coding sequence ATGCCAAAGCCAAAACTGATACGCATTACAACCGTACCTATTTCGTTGGAAAAGCTGCTGGAAGGGCAATTGCCTTTTATGCAGGCTTACTTTGATGTAATAGCGGTTGCTTCAGATAAAAAAGAGCTTGATGCTTTTGGTGAAAGGAATAGATTAAGAACTCATGCAATTTCTTTAACACGAAAAATTACTCTCTTTCATGATGTGCTGGCAGTGCTAAAACTGTTTTTTTTCCTCAGAAAGGAGAAACCGCTTATTGTCCATACGCATACTCCCAAGGCAGGCCTCATTGGAATGTTGGCAGCCTGGTTCGCCCGTGTTCCTATCAGGTTGCATACAGTTGCCGGGATGCCTTTAATGGAAGCTTCAGGAATGAAAAGACGCATATTAAATTGGGTAGAATCTCTTACATACCGATGTGCTCACAAAGTATATCCAAATTCGAAAGGTTTGTACAATTTTATCCTTTCTGAAAAATATACTAGTGAGCAAAAGCTGAAAGTACTGGGGGAAGGAAGCAGCAACGGAATTAATACCGGCTATTTTTCGAAGCATCATTTTTCCGAAGTAATTATTAAAGAAGAGCGACTTCGTCTGGGAATCGCTGAAACCGATTTCGTTTTTGTTTTTGTAGGTCGAATTGTACGTGACAAGGGAATAAACGAATTGGTCCATGCCTTTACAAAACTTCTGGAGGATTCAAAAAATGTCAAGCTGTTGCTTGTTGGTCCTTTTGAAGACGATTTGGATCCCATCGATACCATTGTTAAGCAGCAAATAAATACAAATACAAATATTGTTTCAGTGGGCTATCAAAGTGATGTGCGTATATATTTTGCCTTGAGTGAGTCACTTGTGTTTCCAAGCTATCGCGAAGGATTTCCCAATGTAGTTATGCAGGCCGGAGCGATGGAGTTACCTTCAATTGTGAGTGATATTAACGGTTGTAACGAAATTATTATTGAAGGCGAAAACGGACTCATAGTTCCACCAAAAAGCGAAACGGAATTATATAAAGCCATGAAACTTCTTGTGGAAAATAATTCGCTCTATAAAAATTTAAAAAGCAACGCACGAAATCGTATTACGGGACGTTTTGAACAATCGAAAGTATGGCAGGCAATTTTGGAGGAATACCAACTTTTGCAAAACAAACTTTAG
- a CDS encoding glycosyltransferase, whose product MKVLQVINSLGTGGAEKLILDSIPYYLEHGITMDVLLLNGEEHPFLLKLKLQPGISIYSLGEGTVYNPFHIFKIAKYINRYDLVHVHLFPALYWVALAKMIRFCKTPLIFTEHNTSNRRRGTIFRWIDRLIYRKYSKIVTIASEVDTKLKSHLRFPNSKFELIQNGVNLKNIQKAKPYNPSEFGMQPDCKIVIQVSSFTPQKDQKTLIKAISHVKVPIHLFLVGTGELVAACQSLVASSNLNDSVTFLGVRMDVPELLKTADIVVLSSNYEGLSLSSLEGMASGKPFVASDVPGLTEIVTGAGILFPKGDDVQLANTITSLCNNEMFAMETAKNCEKRASEYDIKEMVKKYVNLYSKICQSQN is encoded by the coding sequence ATGAAAGTGCTTCAGGTTATAAATAGTCTGGGGACAGGTGGTGCGGAAAAACTGATTCTCGATTCCATTCCGTATTATTTGGAGCACGGAATAACCATGGATGTTTTGTTGCTCAACGGGGAGGAGCATCCGTTTTTATTGAAACTAAAACTGCAACCCGGAATTTCAATCTATAGTCTCGGAGAAGGCACAGTATACAATCCTTTCCATATTTTTAAAATAGCGAAATACATCAATCGATACGATTTAGTGCACGTTCATCTTTTTCCGGCGCTGTACTGGGTAGCGCTGGCGAAAATGATTCGTTTTTGCAAGACGCCACTTATTTTTACCGAGCACAATACGTCCAACCGTCGCAGGGGAACTATTTTTAGATGGATCGATAGATTGATCTATAGAAAATATTCGAAAATTGTCACCATTGCTTCGGAAGTTGATACAAAGCTCAAATCACATTTGAGATTTCCGAATTCAAAATTCGAACTCATTCAAAACGGTGTGAATTTGAAAAATATTCAGAAGGCCAAACCCTATAATCCCTCAGAATTTGGTATGCAACCGGATTGTAAGATTGTCATTCAAGTTTCAAGTTTCACACCTCAAAAGGATCAGAAAACGCTCATAAAAGCAATTTCTCATGTGAAAGTGCCAATTCATCTTTTTTTGGTGGGAACAGGCGAATTGGTGGCAGCATGTCAATCTTTGGTTGCAAGTAGTAATTTGAACGACAGTGTTACATTTTTGGGCGTACGAATGGACGTGCCTGAATTATTGAAAACAGCCGATATTGTAGTACTGTCCAGTAATTACGAAGGACTTTCACTTTCTTCACTGGAAGGTATGGCGAGTGGAAAACCCTTTGTGGCTTCAGACGTACCGGGACTAACCGAAATTGTAACCGGAGCCGGAATTCTTTTTCCGAAAGGCGATGATGTTCAATTGGCCAATACAATTACTTCACTTTGTAACAACGAGATGTTTGCTATGGAAACCGCAAAGAATTGCGAAAAAAGGGCTTCAGAATACGACATAAAAGAAATGGTCAAAAAATATGTAAATCTCTATTCAAAAATATGCCAAAGCCAAAACTGA
- a CDS encoding sulfotransferase, protein MEENNVNLFVVGAMKAGTTSFIDMLSQHSQIYVSPVKEPHYFVNSLPENLYEPSRFFSLEEYLKKKFPEPLHITKVESSQQYSKIYVLAGKELYKVDGSTAYLHAPESAKLIYDYNPEAKIIIILRNPLQRAYSHYKMNLGKGRTKQSFENEIQQDIEAYQNGIQAWYSYLGMSLYKAAVDRYKQLFTNVLVIRFEDLILKEQEVLSEVSAFLNINSFPDRQYAHKNTGKELRFQKLFYFLKKLGLKDYFSKIFSSNFRQFLFKIFSKRKAKNLELSSTIKTKLEDIFTKESNV, encoded by the coding sequence ATGGAGGAAAATAATGTAAATCTGTTTGTTGTAGGTGCTATGAAAGCAGGCACTACCTCTTTTATTGATATGCTGTCTCAGCATTCGCAAATCTATGTGTCACCGGTAAAGGAACCTCACTATTTTGTAAATTCCTTGCCTGAAAATCTATACGAGCCTTCACGATTTTTTTCTTTGGAAGAATACTTGAAGAAAAAATTTCCCGAACCCCTGCATATCACAAAGGTTGAATCATCACAACAGTACAGTAAAATTTATGTTTTAGCAGGGAAGGAGCTATATAAGGTCGACGGAAGCACGGCATATCTGCATGCCCCCGAAAGTGCCAAATTAATTTATGACTACAATCCCGAAGCAAAAATTATAATAATCCTTCGAAATCCTTTGCAGCGAGCATACTCTCATTATAAAATGAATCTAGGAAAAGGGCGTACCAAACAATCGTTTGAGAATGAAATTCAGCAAGATATTGAAGCCTATCAAAATGGCATTCAAGCTTGGTATTCTTATCTTGGGATGAGCTTGTATAAGGCAGCTGTAGATAGATATAAACAGCTCTTTACTAATGTTCTGGTTATTCGATTTGAAGATCTAATTTTGAAAGAACAGGAAGTGCTTAGCGAGGTTTCCGCATTTTTGAATATTAATAGTTTTCCGGATCGCCAATATGCTCATAAAAATACCGGCAAGGAGCTGCGATTTCAAAAGCTCTTCTATTTTTTAAAAAAGCTGGGTCTTAAGGATTATTTTTCAAAAATATTTAGTAGTAATTTTAGACAATTCCTCTTTAAAATTTTCAGCAAAAGAAAGGCTAAGAATTTAGAACTTTCGAGCACGATAAAAACAAAACTGGAAGACATCTTTACTAAAGAATCCAATGTATGA